In Liquorilactobacillus nagelii DSM 13675, the following proteins share a genomic window:
- a CDS encoding MerR family transcriptional regulator: MKEKELRRSQAVLPIGTVMKLTKLSARQIRYYEEQSLVTPQRNEGNRRMYSLNDIDRLLEIKDYLDEGINMAGIKHIYDEKARKQAQKKAQMEKPLTDADVRRIFRDEIMSVSGLSKRDELPFKHNRNF; encoded by the coding sequence ATGAAAGAAAAGGAACTTCGCCGATCGCAAGCTGTTTTGCCAATCGGAACTGTGATGAAATTAACAAAATTGTCAGCACGACAAATTCGTTATTATGAAGAACAGTCATTGGTAACGCCGCAACGAAATGAAGGCAATCGTCGAATGTATTCGCTGAATGATATTGATCGCTTGCTTGAAATCAAGGATTATCTCGATGAAGGGATTAATATGGCGGGTATCAAACACATCTATGATGAAAAGGCGCGTAAACAGGCTCAAAAAAAAGCTCAAATGGAAAAGCCTTTGACAGATGCTGATGTTCGGCGGATTTTTCGTGATGAAATTATGTCAGTTAGCGGCTTAAGCAAGCGGGATGAGTTGCCTTTCAAACATAACAGGAACTTCTAA
- the glnA gene encoding type I glutamate--ammonia ligase, with protein MVKPNYTKDDIRKIVKDENVKFLRLMFTDLYGVIKNVEVPVSQLEKLLDNKLMFDGSSIDGFVRIEESDMWLYPDLSTWMIFPWGNEHGKVARVICRVYNADRTPFIGDPRNNLIRVLDEMKELGFTDFNIGPEPEFFLFKLDPETGKPTMHLNDNGSYFDLAPVDLGENCRRDIVLELEDIGFDVEASHHEVAPGQHEIDFKYADALHACDNIQTFKLVVKTVARKYGLHATFMPKPLDRINGSGMHINMSLFHKDGNAFFDENGDMQLSETAHYFLGGLLQHARGFTAVTNPIVNSYKRLVPGYEAPVYVAWSGRNRSPLVRVPIARGLSTRLELRSVDPAANPYLAIAAILEAGLDGLRNKIKAPKPIDRNIYVMDDEERKANGISDLPSTLHNALKSLQKDEVIAKALGPHLYQNFIEGKKLEWSAYRQEVTQWERDQYLELY; from the coding sequence ATGGTAAAGCCTAACTATACCAAAGATGACATCCGCAAAATTGTTAAAGATGAGAATGTTAAATTTTTGCGTTTGATGTTTACTGATTTATACGGTGTGATCAAAAATGTTGAGGTCCCGGTCAGTCAATTGGAAAAACTGCTTGACAATAAATTGATGTTTGACGGTTCATCGATTGATGGATTTGTTAGAATTGAAGAAAGTGACATGTGGCTTTATCCTGATCTTTCAACTTGGATGATTTTCCCATGGGGAAATGAACACGGAAAAGTGGCTCGTGTGATTTGCCGTGTTTATAATGCTGATCGGACTCCATTTATTGGTGATCCTCGAAATAACTTGATTCGGGTATTGGATGAAATGAAAGAGTTAGGCTTTACCGATTTTAATATTGGACCTGAGCCAGAATTTTTCCTTTTCAAGCTCGATCCAGAAACTGGCAAACCAACAATGCATTTAAATGATAATGGCAGTTATTTTGATTTGGCACCAGTCGACTTGGGTGAAAACTGTCGTCGCGATATTGTGCTAGAATTAGAAGACATTGGTTTTGATGTTGAAGCTTCTCATCATGAAGTTGCGCCAGGTCAACATGAAATTGATTTTAAGTATGCAGATGCTCTACATGCATGTGATAATATTCAAACCTTTAAATTAGTTGTTAAAACCGTAGCTCGTAAATATGGGCTGCATGCAACTTTCATGCCTAAACCACTTGATCGAATTAATGGTTCTGGGATGCATATTAATATGTCTCTCTTCCATAAAGACGGGAATGCTTTCTTTGATGAAAATGGTGATATGCAATTATCTGAAACGGCTCACTATTTCTTGGGCGGCTTATTGCAACATGCTCGTGGCTTTACCGCAGTAACAAATCCAATTGTTAATTCGTACAAACGATTAGTACCTGGTTACGAAGCACCAGTATACGTTGCTTGGTCAGGCCGCAATCGTTCACCATTGGTTCGTGTTCCAATTGCCCGTGGGTTGTCTACACGTCTGGAATTACGAAGTGTTGATCCTGCAGCTAACCCATATTTAGCAATTGCTGCTATATTAGAAGCAGGTCTTGATGGTTTGCGCAACAAAATTAAAGCACCAAAACCGATTGATCGAAATATTTATGTTATGGATGATGAGGAACGGAAAGCAAATGGTATTAGCGATTTACCATCAACTTTGCATAACGCATTGAAATCACTGCAAAAAGATGAAGTGATTGCTAAAGCTTTAGGGCCTCATTTATATCAGAACTTTATTGAAGGTAAAAAGCTGGAATGGTCAGCGTACCGGCAAGAAGTTACTCAATGGGAAAGAGATCAATATTTAGAGTTGTATTAA
- the gmk gene encoding guanylate kinase has product MSNRGMLIVLSGPSGVGKGTVRKAIFEQDNNKFHYSVSMTTRQMRPGETNGKDYYFVSQDEFESEIAAGDMLEYARYVDNYYGTPLKYVNKMLEDGKDVFLEIEVNGAMQVRKKCPDGLFIFLTPPDLMELRHRIIERGTDDLATIDKRMHKAVGEIEMMQNYDYAVVNDEVPVAVEKIKTIIRAERWRVKRFLPNYKKQLGDVFK; this is encoded by the coding sequence ATGTCTAACAGGGGAATGCTGATTGTCCTATCCGGTCCTTCGGGAGTTGGAAAAGGAACAGTTAGAAAAGCTATTTTTGAGCAAGATAACAATAAATTTCATTATTCAGTTTCAATGACGACGCGACAAATGCGACCGGGAGAAACTAATGGGAAAGATTACTATTTCGTTAGTCAAGATGAATTTGAAAGTGAGATAGCCGCTGGGGACATGTTAGAATATGCCAGATATGTTGACAATTATTATGGCACCCCTTTAAAATATGTAAATAAGATGTTGGAAGATGGCAAAGATGTTTTCTTAGAAATTGAAGTCAATGGGGCAATGCAGGTTCGAAAAAAATGTCCAGATGGCTTATTCATTTTTTTAACACCACCAGATTTAATGGAATTGCGCCATCGAATAATAGAGCGGGGAACAGATGATTTAGCGACAATTGACAAGCGTATGCATAAAGCTGTCGGTGAGATCGAAATGATGCAAAACTATGATTATGCTGTTGTTAATGATGAAGTTCCAGTTGCTGTTGAAAAAATTAAAACGATTATCCGCGCAGAACGTTGGCGTGTGAAACGTTTTCTACCAAATTATAAAAAACAATTAGGAGATGTTTTTAAATGA
- the rpoZ gene encoding DNA-directed RNA polymerase subunit omega, with translation MILYPSVDDLLEKVDSRYMLVMLAGKRAHELDAGSLPLMSDYKSVKNVGKALEEVAAGKLIIDPDEKEKI, from the coding sequence ATGATTCTTTATCCTTCAGTTGATGACTTATTGGAAAAGGTTGATTCGCGATATATGCTAGTTATGTTAGCCGGCAAGCGCGCTCATGAATTAGATGCTGGTTCATTACCATTAATGTCAGATTATAAATCAGTCAAGAATGTTGGTAAAGCTTTGGAAGAAGTGGCAGCCGGCAAACTGATTATTGATCCAGATGAAAAAGAAAAAATTTAG
- the coaBC gene encoding bifunctional phosphopantothenoylcysteine decarboxylase/phosphopantothenate--cysteine ligase CoaBC: MGKKKILVCLTGGIALYKAALVVRGLLKAGFELEIAMTKDAQKFVTPLTFSSLIKKKVHTDEEWFKSDEVLHIKLADWSDAIIVIPATANILTKMAVGLTDNLVSASILASQATKYVIPAMNQKMLTAPATQRNFQRLKADGVQFLSPVKGLLAEGYSGDGRLPEPPEIISWLIDRLETENKKDLVGKKVLVSAGSTVEPLDPVRYLSNNSTGKMGFAIAKIAQQRGAEVTLVAGPNQLALPNRVNYQPIKTARQMEQKMLEFYQQADFVIMAAAVADFRPAKTAEQKIKKQELDQLTLRLVRNPDILAELGRKKQKQLLVGFAAETQELLHNATQKMQQKKVDLLVANDVSRHDIGFGTSQNEVFFLQPDVAPELLSKRSKEKIADKIFDLLMDLNRQRRK, from the coding sequence GTGGGAAAAAAGAAAATTTTAGTTTGTCTAACGGGTGGAATTGCTTTATATAAAGCGGCATTAGTAGTCCGGGGATTATTGAAAGCAGGATTCGAGTTAGAAATTGCAATGACGAAGGATGCACAAAAATTTGTTACACCGCTGACTTTTTCATCTTTAATTAAAAAAAAGGTTCACACGGATGAAGAGTGGTTCAAATCTGATGAGGTTTTACATATTAAGTTAGCTGACTGGTCAGATGCGATAATCGTAATACCAGCGACAGCCAACATCTTAACCAAAATGGCGGTCGGGCTAACAGATAATCTCGTGTCTGCAAGTATTCTTGCAAGCCAAGCAACTAAATATGTTATTCCAGCGATGAATCAAAAAATGTTGACAGCACCAGCAACGCAGCGTAATTTTCAACGATTAAAAGCAGATGGAGTGCAATTTTTATCTCCCGTTAAAGGATTGTTAGCGGAAGGGTATTCAGGTGACGGACGTTTACCGGAACCACCAGAAATTATAAGTTGGTTAATTGATCGTTTAGAAACAGAGAATAAAAAAGATTTAGTTGGCAAAAAAGTTTTGGTTTCAGCTGGGTCTACCGTTGAACCGCTTGATCCGGTTCGGTACTTATCGAATAATTCGACTGGAAAAATGGGATTTGCTATTGCCAAAATAGCTCAGCAACGTGGAGCCGAAGTAACGTTGGTTGCGGGCCCAAATCAGCTGGCATTACCAAATAGGGTTAATTATCAACCAATTAAAACTGCTCGGCAAATGGAGCAAAAAATGCTTGAGTTTTATCAACAAGCTGATTTTGTGATTATGGCGGCGGCAGTAGCCGATTTCCGTCCAGCTAAGACAGCAGAGCAAAAAATAAAAAAACAAGAGTTGGATCAACTGACTCTTAGATTAGTTCGTAACCCGGATATTTTGGCTGAATTGGGAAGAAAAAAGCAAAAGCAATTGTTAGTAGGCTTTGCAGCTGAAACACAAGAACTGTTACACAATGCGACTCAAAAGATGCAGCAAAAGAAAGTTGATCTATTAGTAGCTAATGATGTTTCTCGTCATGATATCGGGTTTGGTACTTCCCAAAATGAAGTGTTTTTTTTGCAGCCTGACGTTGCACCAGAATTGCTTTCCAAGCGAAGTAAAGAGAAAATAGCTGATAAAATTTTTGATTTACTAATGGATTTAAACCGGCAAAGGAGGAAATGA
- the priA gene encoding primosomal protein N', which produces MQVAAVIVDVPSRQTDRPFSYLIGSELTDKVAVGMRVIVPFGRGNRLIQGFVIGITQKPAAETSKLKKINEVQDLVPVLNAEMLALADWLAISTFSFKISCLQSMIPNGLRGKSEKKLRLVSLEQVDPVVRKFFDGKNEQILQPSKTSAETFKKLQKARAAGKIELIYQVKDQAKPKKVRIVSNLLTTSQAEKLKKKQRANAHQLIHLLDFLADHPQIMIQQSVLADRFEISPTAIRSAVEKKWLKISNQVVKRTTYDPQKITATTAKNLTMDQQQVYQSIVTTIQQKTAVPFLLEGVTGSGKTEIYLQLMAAAIEQQQAALLLVPEISLTPQMVAQVVGRFGKQVALLHSGLSIGERLDEWRRIEDGTATIIVGARSAVFAPIKNLGIIILDEEHESSYAQDSMPRYHARDVALWRSRYHHCPVVLGSATPALESRARAQKGVYHWLRLPQRINTRPLPTVALVDMRQAVTQSHDADFSNELLTAIKDRLQKHEQIILLLNRRGYASFMMCRQCGFVLKCPNCDISLTLHKDLRLMKCHYCGHEESIPVKCPACGNSKIRFYGTGTQKIQEKLQHYFPTARILRMDVDTTRRKGAHQQILQRFGRHQADILLGTQMIAKGLDYPEVTLVGVLNADTSLSLPDFRASEQTFQLLTQVSGRAGRAEKEGKVVIQTFNPQHYALQFAKTQDYEQFYAYEMHLRHQGDYPPYYFTIQLAANAVSEQAAIKYLFKIMQELKTKLSPEAKLLGPVPQMILRIKNQYRYHLIIKFKHEPQLMEYLHHLLETSQRQKNVQLIIIREPMSFI; this is translated from the coding sequence TTGCAAGTAGCAGCTGTAATTGTCGACGTTCCATCAAGACAGACTGATCGACCTTTTTCTTATTTAATTGGTTCTGAATTGACAGATAAGGTTGCTGTTGGGATGCGGGTAATTGTTCCCTTTGGCCGTGGGAATCGTTTAATTCAAGGTTTTGTAATCGGAATTACACAAAAGCCAGCTGCGGAAACAAGTAAGCTAAAGAAAATCAATGAAGTTCAGGATTTAGTTCCAGTATTAAATGCTGAAATGTTAGCTTTGGCTGATTGGTTGGCTATATCGACTTTTTCTTTCAAAATATCTTGTTTGCAGTCAATGATTCCAAATGGCTTGCGTGGAAAATCAGAAAAAAAGCTGAGACTAGTATCACTTGAACAAGTTGATCCAGTGGTTCGTAAATTTTTTGATGGCAAAAATGAACAGATTTTGCAACCAAGCAAAACTTCAGCCGAAACCTTTAAAAAATTACAAAAAGCTCGAGCAGCTGGGAAAATAGAACTCATTTACCAAGTTAAAGATCAAGCCAAGCCCAAAAAAGTCCGAATAGTTAGTAACTTATTGACCACATCTCAGGCTGAAAAACTCAAAAAAAAACAGCGTGCCAATGCGCATCAATTAATTCACTTATTGGACTTTTTAGCTGATCATCCGCAAATAATGATCCAACAGTCAGTTTTAGCGGATCGGTTTGAGATTAGTCCAACTGCGATTCGATCGGCAGTAGAAAAAAAGTGGCTAAAGATTTCTAATCAAGTAGTTAAACGAACCACTTATGATCCGCAAAAAATTACTGCGACAACAGCCAAAAATTTAACTATGGACCAACAACAAGTTTATCAATCGATTGTAACCACGATCCAACAAAAAACAGCAGTACCTTTTTTATTAGAAGGAGTTACTGGCAGTGGTAAAACTGAAATTTATCTGCAGTTAATGGCAGCAGCTATCGAGCAACAGCAAGCTGCATTGTTACTGGTTCCAGAAATTTCTTTAACACCGCAAATGGTAGCTCAGGTAGTTGGTCGGTTTGGAAAACAAGTAGCTTTATTACACAGTGGTTTATCAATTGGTGAACGTTTAGATGAGTGGCGGCGAATTGAGGATGGTACCGCTACGATTATTGTTGGTGCACGTTCAGCTGTTTTTGCACCAATAAAAAATTTAGGAATTATTATTTTAGATGAAGAGCATGAAAGCAGTTATGCTCAGGACAGTATGCCCCGCTATCATGCTCGTGATGTTGCATTGTGGCGTAGTCGCTACCATCATTGCCCAGTTGTTTTGGGTAGCGCTACCCCAGCTTTAGAATCGCGTGCTCGGGCACAAAAAGGCGTCTATCATTGGCTCCGATTGCCACAACGGATCAACACTCGACCGTTGCCAACTGTTGCGCTGGTCGATATGCGACAGGCAGTAACTCAAAGCCATGATGCGGATTTTTCAAATGAATTATTAACGGCTATCAAGGATCGTTTACAAAAACACGAACAAATTATTCTGTTATTAAATCGCCGAGGATATGCTTCTTTTATGATGTGTCGGCAATGTGGTTTTGTTTTGAAATGCCCAAACTGTGATATTTCATTAACGTTGCATAAGGACCTGCGGCTGATGAAGTGCCATTATTGTGGTCATGAGGAGTCAATTCCGGTAAAATGTCCTGCCTGTGGTAATTCAAAAATTCGTTTTTACGGGACGGGAACACAAAAAATTCAAGAAAAATTACAACATTATTTTCCAACAGCTAGGATTTTAAGAATGGATGTTGATACGACGCGACGCAAAGGTGCTCACCAGCAAATTTTACAGCGATTTGGTCGTCATCAAGCAGATATTTTGTTGGGAACGCAAATGATTGCTAAGGGGCTTGATTACCCAGAAGTAACTTTAGTGGGCGTTTTAAATGCTGATACTTCACTTAGTTTGCCGGATTTTCGAGCTAGTGAACAAACTTTCCAATTATTGACACAGGTTAGTGGTAGAGCAGGTCGAGCAGAAAAAGAAGGGAAAGTTGTTATTCAAACCTTCAATCCACAGCATTATGCGCTACAATTTGCTAAGACGCAAGACTATGAACAATTTTATGCTTATGAAATGCATTTACGTCATCAAGGTGATTATCCACCATATTATTTTACAATTCAGTTGGCGGCCAACGCTGTCAGCGAACAAGCTGCAATTAAGTATTTATTTAAAATAATGCAGGAGCTGAAAACTAAGCTAAGTCCTGAGGCCAAATTACTGGGACCAGTTCCCCAAATGATTTTACGAATTAAGAATCAGTACCGCTATCATTTAATAATAAAGTTCAAACATGAACCACAATTAATGGAATACTTGCATCATTTATTGGAAACAAGTCAACGTCAAAAAAACGTTCAATTAATAATTATTCGTGAACCAATGAGTTTTATTTAA